Proteins from a genomic interval of Neorhodopirellula lusitana:
- a CDS encoding FG-GAP-like repeat-containing protein — MFDQRKTRRRLFFRLITLFVLSGLWVIAACNRTQDQPLGDVADASVSGDPLLQMRTAVSRRQWQEAWRLSNAALTQHPDDANAIQLVASVAQKIGEFDVAANLMVDACRAESLQNPSRLQLTADALLKVGRVFDCMDLLEDSLEVDPMRHQVRQFFYNLCWETENRVRAIPHGRFLVRHRHFDLRLLLSLSYSESGTDRLDSFIEMVDLHPQDNRPLVAEAKFLFDQGKFEQAAIVVRKVLDSRSDHPPAIVLLARVLVASESDDEFVALMNNAPESVKDYPGYWLAVGDWCWSHQLDHPAARAYWEATRRDADNKEAWGKLVNSLTQVDKSEARLDQATIEAMQNRVTLLTRLSNAMNRVRYVPSRANAIETAEVLESLGRLWEAEAWASVAMQFPPDESVDVKRVRESIIAMMSKQTPWQMVRKHPELKADLGWLPLPELASDQMVIARQSKAANLGTRKPGRIALTNEATERSLDYFGRTGEDLERPGISFHQTLGCGGGTIDFDLDGWSDLYLAAAGGTPPQRDSQSNKLWRNQDGFFVDVTHLSESGDAGFGQGVAVGDINEDGFPDLLVLNYGPNTLLVNNGDGTFANASERFNQEGRGMDWSSSGAIADLDQDGLADAIVLSYGNDLAPVRKICRDGRLVKACGPLNFKASPDRCLHNSETGNLIDSTEAWGIPSDLGRGLGVVIGSFDQEPGVDVFIANDQSVNHYWNRSERTGLTFQESAILKGLASNHGSPYQGSMGIANGDFDRDGDIDFYVTNFDKECNTYHEQESSGVWRDQTVAQKLYTPTLPSVGFGAQAVDLDNDGFLEIVVSNGHVDAPYPGDDSAPHAQRMQIFQRKSDGGFKSIGESIGGEYLNSNHVGRALWTLDVNRDGLTDFAVTHQTERAAVLVNRTKKSGNWIGFQLSGRHCSRDAIGAILEVHSGNQRWVTALTSGDGYLCSNERVLRIGLGELSGACDVTTNWPNGQRQTHAQLRTNTQWLLVEGDGDAFELSGVPNAERALHQ; from the coding sequence CGTACGGCAGTTAGCCGCCGCCAGTGGCAAGAAGCTTGGCGACTGTCCAACGCCGCATTAACTCAACACCCGGATGATGCTAACGCCATCCAATTGGTAGCAAGCGTAGCTCAAAAGATTGGTGAGTTTGATGTGGCAGCTAATTTGATGGTCGACGCTTGCCGTGCCGAGTCACTGCAAAATCCATCGCGATTGCAACTTACGGCGGATGCTCTGCTGAAGGTTGGGCGGGTTTTTGACTGCATGGACTTGTTAGAAGACTCGCTTGAGGTGGATCCAATGCGACACCAAGTGCGACAGTTCTTCTACAATCTATGTTGGGAAACGGAAAACCGGGTTCGGGCAATTCCGCATGGCCGATTTTTAGTTCGGCATCGTCACTTTGATTTGCGTCTGCTGCTGTCGCTTAGCTATTCCGAATCGGGGACTGATCGACTGGATTCATTCATCGAAATGGTCGATCTTCATCCGCAGGACAATCGCCCGCTTGTTGCGGAAGCCAAATTCTTATTTGATCAAGGTAAGTTCGAGCAAGCCGCAATCGTCGTCCGCAAGGTTCTTGATTCCCGCTCGGATCACCCGCCTGCCATCGTGCTGTTAGCCCGAGTGCTCGTGGCTTCTGAAAGTGATGACGAGTTCGTCGCTCTGATGAACAACGCCCCCGAAAGCGTCAAAGATTATCCAGGCTATTGGTTGGCAGTGGGAGACTGGTGCTGGTCTCATCAACTCGATCACCCGGCCGCGCGTGCCTACTGGGAGGCAACGAGACGTGATGCTGACAACAAAGAAGCCTGGGGCAAGCTTGTCAATTCGCTGACGCAGGTGGATAAGTCTGAAGCCCGACTTGATCAAGCCACAATCGAAGCGATGCAGAATCGCGTGACCTTGCTTACACGACTCAGCAATGCGATGAACCGTGTCCGCTACGTGCCATCTCGTGCAAATGCGATTGAGACCGCGGAAGTACTGGAGTCCTTAGGCCGTCTGTGGGAAGCCGAAGCTTGGGCTTCAGTTGCAATGCAATTTCCGCCAGACGAATCCGTCGATGTTAAGCGAGTCCGTGAATCAATCATCGCAATGATGAGCAAGCAAACTCCGTGGCAAATGGTGAGGAAGCACCCAGAACTCAAAGCCGATTTGGGCTGGCTCCCTTTACCTGAACTCGCTTCGGATCAGATGGTCATCGCTCGCCAAAGTAAAGCCGCAAATTTGGGGACGCGAAAACCCGGTCGCATCGCGTTGACGAATGAAGCCACGGAAAGATCATTAGATTACTTTGGACGAACCGGCGAAGACTTGGAGCGCCCTGGAATCTCATTTCACCAGACCTTGGGGTGTGGTGGAGGAACAATCGATTTTGATCTCGACGGTTGGAGTGATCTCTACTTGGCGGCAGCGGGAGGGACTCCGCCGCAACGTGATTCACAATCCAATAAACTTTGGAGAAATCAAGACGGGTTCTTTGTCGACGTAACTCATCTTTCAGAGTCTGGCGACGCTGGTTTCGGTCAGGGGGTTGCTGTCGGTGATATCAATGAAGATGGGTTCCCAGACCTGCTCGTATTGAATTACGGCCCCAACACGTTGTTAGTAAATAATGGTGATGGAACCTTTGCGAACGCTAGCGAAAGATTCAACCAAGAAGGCCGAGGAATGGATTGGTCTTCCAGCGGCGCTATCGCCGATTTGGATCAGGATGGACTTGCCGATGCGATCGTATTGAGCTACGGAAATGACCTTGCACCGGTTAGAAAAATTTGTCGGGATGGACGCCTAGTGAAAGCGTGTGGACCACTCAACTTTAAAGCCTCTCCCGATCGATGCCTGCACAATTCTGAAACAGGCAATCTCATTGACAGTACGGAGGCATGGGGGATTCCATCTGATTTAGGAAGAGGCTTGGGCGTTGTCATTGGATCCTTCGATCAAGAACCCGGTGTTGATGTTTTCATTGCGAATGATCAGTCAGTCAATCACTATTGGAATCGGTCGGAGCGAACAGGACTCACTTTTCAAGAGTCTGCAATTCTAAAAGGACTGGCATCAAACCATGGATCTCCGTACCAGGGCTCGATGGGGATAGCGAATGGCGACTTTGACCGAGACGGAGATATCGACTTTTATGTGACGAATTTTGACAAGGAGTGTAACACCTACCACGAGCAGGAAAGCAGTGGCGTGTGGCGAGACCAGACAGTCGCACAAAAACTATATACGCCTACTCTGCCATCGGTCGGATTTGGTGCTCAGGCTGTTGATCTCGACAACGACGGCTTCCTCGAGATCGTCGTGTCCAATGGACACGTCGACGCTCCCTATCCAGGTGATGACTCCGCCCCGCACGCACAACGAATGCAGATATTCCAACGCAAGTCAGACGGAGGTTTCAAGTCCATTGGCGAGTCCATCGGCGGCGAATACCTCAATTCGAATCATGTAGGGCGGGCATTGTGGACGCTTGATGTCAACCGCGACGGGCTGACCGACTTCGCTGTTACTCATCAGACAGAAAGGGCTGCGGTCCTAGTCAACCGGACCAAAAAATCGGGCAATTGGATTGGCTTTCAGTTAAGTGGACGCCACTGCTCTCGAGACGCGATTGGAGCAATCTTAGAAGTGCATTCAGGGAACCAGCGGTGGGTTACCGCACTGACTTCTGGCGACGGGTATCTGTGCAGCAACGAACGCGTATTGCGCATTGGTCTAGGTGAATTGAGTGGTGCCTGTGACGTCACCACAAACTGGCCGAATGGACAGCGGCAAACGCATGCTCAATTGCGGACGAATACTCAATGGCTGCTTGTTGAAGGAGATGGCGACGCATTCGAGCTATCCGGCGTGCCTAATGCTGAACGTGCACTCCACCAGTAG
- a CDS encoding helix-turn-helix domain-containing protein, translating into MNTKRHLPSHRRHALGILLSSCGYLPADMAQLLQWHLDTVRRWIDNFNASGTNGITDRQYEGG; encoded by the coding sequence ATGAATACCAAACGCCACCTGCCATCACATCGCCGACATGCTCTTGGGATTCTACTGAGCTCGTGTGGGTATTTGCCCGCAGACATGGCCCAACTTTTACAGTGGCACCTCGACACAGTTCGCCGATGGATCGACAACTTCAATGCCAGCGGCACCAATGGGATTACCGATCGGCAGTATGAAGGTGGGTAA
- a CDS encoding DUF1559 domain-containing protein: protein MVNHPKKSGFTLVELLVVIAIIGVLVGLLLPAVQAAREAARRMSCSNNFKQLGLAMHNYHSSYNKISPFQTGSWSAGGSSFDAPTANNDYNLSHLPGLTPFFEQQALWEQISNPWDTGTTGNPSEIIQAMGPDPNYSLGDHIAIGNYDPYLTNIPTLRCPSDPGVGLPAQGRTNYAANLGDSFVFHNGWDVISANGVPWRDGRRVPQLKGTSRGFFVPRIKGMRFRDVLDGLSNTICMGEIMTGLNDNDVRTKAADVGSGNNYGGDLKNDILECRGFIDPIRPQFWDTDNHSARLAGSNEEERGFRWANGRAIYTGGYTIFPPNKEICGNRGATGSGNYGFSSRHQGGCHVLMGDGAVKFITDSIEAGSGSTVIDWDSDKWGRASQFGLWGALGTRSSKEVIEEEF from the coding sequence GTGGTAAACCACCCGAAAAAATCGGGGTTCACGTTAGTTGAACTCCTCGTCGTTATCGCCATCATTGGCGTACTGGTGGGGCTGCTTCTCCCCGCCGTCCAAGCGGCCCGCGAAGCCGCTCGCCGTATGAGTTGCAGCAACAATTTCAAGCAACTTGGCTTGGCAATGCACAACTACCACAGTTCATACAACAAGATCTCTCCTTTCCAGACGGGGTCATGGAGTGCAGGCGGGTCTTCTTTTGACGCGCCCACTGCAAACAATGACTACAACCTGAGTCACCTCCCCGGCCTAACACCATTTTTTGAACAACAGGCCTTGTGGGAACAGATCTCGAATCCTTGGGATACTGGTACAACTGGAAATCCAAGCGAGATTATTCAGGCAATGGGCCCCGACCCGAACTATTCACTGGGCGACCACATCGCTATCGGGAATTATGATCCCTACCTAACGAACATTCCAACTCTTCGTTGCCCCAGCGATCCAGGAGTCGGGCTGCCTGCTCAAGGGCGAACGAACTATGCCGCTAACCTCGGCGACTCGTTCGTCTTTCACAATGGTTGGGATGTTATCAGCGCAAATGGTGTGCCTTGGAGAGACGGCAGACGAGTGCCCCAGTTGAAGGGAACGAGTCGTGGTTTCTTCGTTCCTCGTATCAAGGGAATGCGTTTTCGCGACGTTCTTGATGGCTTGTCCAATACCATCTGCATGGGCGAGATCATGACAGGTCTGAACGATAATGACGTTCGAACAAAAGCTGCTGACGTAGGTAGCGGCAACAACTACGGCGGTGATCTGAAAAACGACATTCTGGAGTGTCGTGGATTCATCGATCCCATTCGGCCGCAATTCTGGGACACCGACAACCATTCGGCAAGACTCGCTGGAAGCAATGAAGAAGAGCGAGGGTTCCGTTGGGCCAATGGCCGTGCCATCTACACCGGCGGCTACACAATCTTCCCTCCCAATAAGGAAATTTGTGGGAATCGTGGCGCGACAGGGTCTGGAAACTATGGCTTCTCCAGCCGGCACCAAGGCGGTTGTCATGTCCTGATGGGAGATGGTGCGGTTAAGTTCATTACCGACTCCATTGAAGCTGGCTCAGGCAGCACAGTCATTGACTGGGACAGCGATAAGTGGGGCAGAGCAAGTCAATTTGGACTGTGGGGTGCCCTTGGTACTCGTAGTTCGAAAGAAGTTATTGAAGAAGAGTTCTAG
- a CDS encoding reverse transcriptase domain-containing protein: protein MNHVADVDLSKCFDRLDSILILSSIRRRGTDGSVLALAVILLTGGAMHEGDWMATELRSPQGGMASPLIVNIYLDTFDPEIRRCCSARRWSRR from the coding sequence CTGAACCATGTCGCTGATGTGGATCTCTCAAAGTGTTTCGACCGGTTGGACAGCATTCTGATTCTCTCGTCGATTCGTCGTCGAGGGACCGATGGCAGTGTTCTGGCACTCGCCGTGATACTCCTTACCGGCGGTGCGATGCACGAAGGCGACTGGATGGCGACGGAGCTTCGCAGCCCGCAAGGCGGCATGGCCAGTCCGCTGATCGTCAACATTTACCTGGATACTTTCGACCCGGAAATAAGGCGTTGCTGTTCAGCACGTCGATGGTCTCGACGCTAG
- the ahcY gene encoding adenosylhomocysteinase — protein MSQVATERLPYKVKDISLAEFGRKEIQLAENEMPGLMALREKYGKAKPLAGARIAGCLHMTIQTAVLIETLVELGAEVTWSSCNIFSTQDHAAAAIAAAGIPVYAWKGETDEEFEWCIEQTLHFKDGKHLNMILDDGGDLTAMVHEQFPEMLADIKGISEETTAGVHRLDVLVKKALLQVPAININDSATKSKFDNLYGCRESLADGVKRATDVMLAGKVAVVCGYGDVGKGCAHSLKSYGCRVIVTEIDPINALQAAMEGFEVTTMEEACKEGRLFVTTTGNKEIILGDHIKHMPNDAILCNIGHFDTEIDVAWVEAQVKAGKATHSEIKPSDVGAVDRYTFADTGRSIIILAKGRLVNLGCATGHPSFVMSTSFTNQVLAQLELWENRDNDKYKVQVYLMPKALDEEVARLHLDACGVKLTKLTEEQAEYMGVSVEGPYKPEHYRY, from the coding sequence ATGTCACAAGTCGCTACAGAACGACTGCCCTACAAAGTCAAAGACATCTCGCTAGCCGAATTCGGCCGCAAAGAGATTCAACTTGCCGAAAACGAAATGCCAGGTTTGATGGCCTTGCGTGAAAAGTACGGCAAGGCCAAGCCATTGGCTGGTGCCCGTATCGCCGGTTGCCTGCACATGACGATTCAAACTGCGGTTCTGATCGAAACGCTGGTTGAACTCGGTGCGGAAGTCACCTGGTCGTCGTGCAATATTTTCAGCACGCAAGACCACGCTGCCGCCGCCATCGCAGCCGCTGGCATTCCCGTCTACGCCTGGAAGGGCGAAACGGATGAAGAATTTGAATGGTGCATCGAGCAAACGTTGCATTTCAAAGACGGCAAGCATCTCAACATGATTCTGGACGACGGTGGTGATCTCACCGCCATGGTTCACGAGCAGTTCCCTGAAATGCTGGCTGATATCAAGGGTATCAGTGAAGAAACCACCGCTGGCGTTCACCGTTTGGATGTGTTGGTCAAGAAGGCACTGTTGCAAGTGCCCGCGATCAACATCAACGACTCGGCCACTAAATCCAAGTTCGACAACCTATACGGCTGTCGTGAATCGTTGGCAGACGGCGTGAAACGAGCCACCGACGTCATGTTGGCTGGTAAGGTTGCGGTTGTTTGCGGCTATGGCGATGTCGGTAAGGGCTGTGCCCACAGTCTGAAGAGCTACGGTTGCCGCGTGATCGTAACGGAAATCGATCCCATCAACGCGCTGCAAGCGGCGATGGAAGGTTTCGAAGTTACCACGATGGAAGAAGCTTGTAAGGAAGGTCGTCTGTTTGTTACCACGACCGGTAACAAGGAAATCATCCTGGGCGACCACATCAAGCACATGCCCAACGACGCGATTCTTTGCAACATCGGTCACTTCGACACCGAAATCGATGTTGCTTGGGTCGAGGCACAAGTCAAGGCAGGCAAGGCAACTCACAGCGAAATCAAGCCATCAGACGTGGGGGCGGTCGATCGCTACACCTTCGCTGACACTGGCCGCAGCATCATCATTTTGGCCAAGGGCCGATTGGTGAACCTCGGTTGTGCGACCGGTCACCCATCGTTCGTGATGAGCACCTCGTTCACCAACCAAGTGCTGGCACAGTTGGAATTGTGGGAAAACCGCGACAACGACAAGTACAAGGTTCAAGTTTACCTGATGCCGAAGGCACTCGATGAAGAAGTGGCTCGTTTGCACTTGGATGCTTGCGGCGTCAAGCTGACCAAGCTGACAGAAGAGCAAGCTGAATACATGGGCGTCTCAGTCGAAGGTCCCTACAAGCCAGAACACTACCGCTACTAA